TGGGCTGAAGTATTCAAATCCACACTTCGGTCGATTTCGATTAAATCATACGGAGGATATTCGTTATGAAAAATTAGACCTTGCAACTCAGGAGTTCGATCTTGATCGCATCTCGTTTTCCTCATCTCTTGCTTACACACAAGAAGAACTTTCACTATCTTTGACTCATACTATTTTCTCAGAGGATCTCTCTGATGTTACTCCAGATGCGATTCTTGACAGAGAGCTTGATACGGGACATGTGAGACTGAGCTTCCTTTCCCTAAACGCTGCACTCGATCGCAGAGATAATCCGCTGACACCTCGCTCTGGATATAATCTCGGTACCGAGCTCCGATTTTCGGCTAATGCAATTGGTTCAGAGGCGAACTACTTATCCCTTCTTACTCGAGCGAGTTGGCTTCATCCGATTGAGTTTAATAATCTTCAATTTGGATTCGCATCCGCTCTGCGCATGGGCATTGCAACGCCCTTTGCCGGAACAGATATTATTCCTATCAGTCAACGATACTATCTCGGTGGAAGAACGACGATCAGGGGCTTTCGAGAGAACTCCTTGGGACCTACAGGTGAGTTCGGCGCAGTGATCGGTGGGGACCTCTTATTCGCATCAAACAACGAGGTGAGATACTTTCCATCAGACACAGTCTCGCTACACACCTTTTTTGATTTCGGTTCAGTCTATCTCCAAGATGAGCCTATACACTCCGAAGACCTGCGCCTTAGTGCAGGGGTAGGTCTGAGATACATTTCTCCAATCGGTCCGATCGGTTTTGATCTTGGATTTCCACTCGATGAGCAGCGCGGGGAACCATCAAGTCGAATCCATTTTGCTATCGGTTCAAACTTCTAAGGGTTACGATCAAGACGGCTCAAAGGCTGGTGGCTTTTCCAACAAGCCTCTGCGGATTTGATCACGTAAGGAAACTATCTCCCTTCGCATAGCCTCGGATTACCTCGAGGGGAGCTTTTACCTTTGGAATGAGATCAAGAATATCACGAGGACCAACGACGGCCTGTGGAACCCCCTTTGCATTGACAAGAATAACCGAATGAATCCTCCCAATGACTAAACGCTCTATGAGTTCTCCGAGAGTTGCGGACGACGACTCAACTCCAAATTTTCTGGACATATAGCTATAAATTCGTTCAACCCCTTGAGAAGTAGTCCTCGTGCCGCCTCGAATCACTCTGAGGTGCCTCTTTGCCCTGGAAACAGAAAAAATTCCTGCTATCGAATCTTGATTCTCGCGCACGAGAGCATACTCTTGGTTTTCATCCGCCATCAGATGGAGAGCTTCTTGGAGCTCGGAATCAGGAGAAAAAATAGCAAAACCCGTTGGCGCTAACAGATGTATGATTTTCTCACAGGGCTGATCAAGGAGCCCTAACGCCTCTTCTGATATCAGCGAACCTCGCATGCCACTGTCAGCTGACTTCTTCGGATACGCCCGGGCTCCGTTTATCCCAGGCAAAGAAAGGGAGGCTCTCGCGAAACTCGACCCTACCATGGCACGCGCTCCGGCATGACCTCCTCCATCCTCGGCTAAGAGTCTTCCGAGGTCACGAAGTACAAGTAAGCCTTCTAACTCTGAGATAGTCATAGGACCGCTCCTATCCCCCTAAACCGTCCCCCAGTATCCGCAGAGAACGGAATTTTTCCAGAAAAAAATCATCCATACCGTTTATATCTCCTGAATATTCAATATTTACAGTGTGTTGCCATCTGCTCTTTTTCGTAACCTTCTGCACCTCCTGTGCATCATAAGAGGCTGGAGGAGGTGTTTTACCCTCACTCCTTTAAAGGTGAGCCGACCTTCGGGTCAAGGAAAACGGTTCTGGTGAGGTTAAATATGTTACGGATAATTTTGTGGTCAAAACAAGAGCAGCTTCCTCAAGGTGGAAAGGAGCTAGCAAAACGTATTTCACAAGAAGCAAACATTTTGCCGCTGACTGGCTCCGAAGAGTCCATCTTGAGTGAAATAGCAAAGCTCCAGAAGAGAGAGGCTCTCACGGATACAAAGACGCTATTCTTAAACATTGACTCTTTCTCCGATACCGCAACAGTACTCCAAATTGTGCGTCTAGCAGAAGCGTATAGCGGTGACTACGCAACTCTTGCCTTTACTTCAGGAGAATCTTTTTACTCTTCGCCAGAGGTCACCACTGATAATCTCTTTTCTGCTATCACCGAAAATCAGACTTGGACAACAAAGGCCGTAGTGGTTCGAGATGAATTCATTCAGCAGGTGACAGAAGATTCAAGTATTCCTTCAGCACTTCTCAAAATGGCTTTCAGAGCATTAGGTGAACATGGACAAGTCGATTGGAATCTTGAGACAATTTCTCTTGCTTCAACTAGCATAACTTCATCATCAGAAAATGAAGTGGAAACAACCTTTTCCAAATCAGAATGTTCAAATTTATTTCGATTCGCGGTTGCTGTTATCAATATAGAAGATTTATTTCCTCAATATAGCTGGGAGAATCATCCCGCAGAGAGTGCTGCAGCATGTTACCACTCCCTTGCCGCAAAATTTATATCGCTTGGAGAGTACTCTTCCGCACAAGAGTGCCTACAGCGAAGCGACCAGCTGGAAGATAGCCCAAGGTCACTGGCGCTGAAAGGAATAATTGCTCTGGAAACAGGGGAGATTCTTTCTGGTGTCGCCAATATGGTTTCTAGCCTTCAAGAATACGAGAAGCGAAAAACTACTGATGGAGACCACTATCTCAGTTTTTCACCAGACAACTTAGAGCTCATCAATGCAAATTTGGAAAGCGGCTTGAGTGCGCTCAATCAGCAACAAAATGCAAGAGCTGCTGGCTTTTTTACGGATGCAGTTTTTGAATTCGACGGCTTCTATAGAGATTGCGGCTTAGCGCTACCGAACCTTTCCCCACAAGAATAGGAAAGACGGGACTCTCCTACTTCACGCCTACAATATACACGATGTAGGTGTCATATTCTGAGTCTCCAGCCTCCCTTCGACTATAAGCAAGGTCAGCGTCCGAATCATCAGACTCCTCATTCTCCCAATAGACGTGAACATCACGGAACCCTACTTCCATGAGTGCATCTCTGACCTCTGGGATACTCCAAATACGCCAATCATAGGTAAACGCATCTTGCATGCGCTCCCCAGATGCCTTCCGAAAATGAATAGCGTACGATCCTTCATGTGACTGGGGATCAAACGTCTTCTGGTGCCAAGTATACCGGAACCAATCTTTTCCTCGTTTTTTCCCAAAAGTATGTTTAATCTTCCTATGCTCTTTAAACGGCGCCTCAACAAATCCAGGGCCTCCTGCAGTCTCGAGAACGAACGCCCCCTTTGTCTTCAACGAGTCATAGCCAGCGCGAAAATACTGGAGCAACTCAGCCCGTTGATGAAAGATAAAATATGAGAAGTTAAATGCTCCTGCGATATCGACTTGCGTCTTTAAGGGTTCAAGGACATTCTGCTTTTTTATATGAATTCTCTTCCGAGCATCTGCATCGAGCTTATCAAGATGAAGTTCGTGAGCCGCTGCTAAAACTTCATCATCAATGTCCAGTGCATAACTCTTACGATCCGCACTCCTCGATACCCATTCAGAGGAAATCAGACATGTGCCCGAGAAATCTTCCTTCAACGTTTTCGGTTCGGAATCAAAGACCTCTCGGTATACTTGCTCCAGAACTTGCACTTGTTGTTTGGAATCTTGCACTGCAACCTCATAGAACCTGTACTTTTCTAAAACCTCTTGCGATAACATTTCTTCTCTTTACTCCCTGGTTGCTTACGGTTATCGCCAATGAATATCTGGCGTTCTTTCTGCCAGAACCTTACTAACGAAGGACCAAGGGAGTAAACCCCTAACCCCGCATCAAAAATCTGTCTGGAGAGTCTATGCACTTCAGAATAGCTCTAGAAGCCCATACTCCCCTCTCGAACCATGAGCACTTTATCGCTATACTGGAGGCACTGTGGCTTCAGTAAATCACTGAGAGGGATTCCTATCCAGTATAAACGGTAATCTTCATGTCAGACAAAAAATTACTCCATTCGGAACTCTGGTATCTGGTTGCTGCAGTTCTATCCGTCATTTGCACAGGTAGCCTTGGATATATGCTTATTGAAGGCTGGTCCCTATTCGATAGCGTCTACATGACCATCATTACTCTCTCTACTGTTGGCTACACAGAGATTCATCCACTGACCCCCTCTGGACGAACGTTTACCATGGTGCTTATCATTGGAGGTGTTGGCGTGGTTGGTTACGTACTCTCAAAGATGGTAAGCGACCTCTTTGAGCAACAACTCAACAGCACAAGGAGGCACACTCGAATGCTCGAAAAGATGCGCACACTAAGAGGACACTCTATCTTCTGCGGGTTTGGTCGATTGGCTCAGGTAGCCGTACGAGAGCTTTTGAATCATGAGCAAGATGTCGTAATTATCGATCTCAGCGAGGTGCGAATAGCGGAGGCAAAACAGCTCGGCGCTTATACGTTACACGCAGATGCAACAAATGATGACGTGCTTCAACAAGCAGGTGCTGAGCATGCGAGACAAATTGTAAGTCTCTTACCGACTGATGCTGACAATCTCTACGCTATTCTTGCTGCAAAGGAGTTTAATGAAAACTTGCAGGCCATTACGCGAGCTGAGTTTCCTGCAGGAGAAAAACGGCTCCGTCAAGCAGGGGCAAATCGGGTGATCTCTCCATACACCATTGGGGGACAGAGGCTCGCTGACAGCCTTCTGCGACCGCATGTGCTGAATTTTCTCGATCTTACCGCCTCTGGTTCAGATTCAGAACTTGTCATCGAAGAACTCCGCATCCCAGATAATTCAGATTTGATTGGGAAAACACTCGGCCAAACACGTCTCAGGGAACACGAAGGCATTATCATAGCTGCCCTCATCACCCAGGATGGAAAAACAATTTTCAACCCCTCCGAACATGAGCGCATTGAGCAGGACGCTGTCCTGATTAGCCTCGGCGAAACAAGTCATCTTAAGACCTTTGAGCGGTACATCATTGGGGGCTCATGAGCGAAATAGCCACACCTCAATCTGATAGCTCTATTACACAAGAGCGACTCTCTCCTATTGAGTTCCTCATGAGCATTCCTCTCGGACTGCTTATCATTCTCTTTCTCGGCGGAGAGCTCTCCTTCTGGGAATGGCAAAGAGATATTCTACCCCTCTCACGCTCCGTAAGTATAAGCCTGCTTGCCGCTTTTACTCTTCTGCTTTTCATCTTCAAGCCCCCCTCTTCTCGGCGCCTCGCTCTCGTTTTTGGAGTGACGCTCATGCTTCTCTTTTTCTCTGGGTGGCTTACGAAGCCGTATTCTCTGCTGCAAGGACCAATGATTCGTGGGGAGATTATTCTCTTTTCCCTTTTTATGTTTTCCCTCTGGAAGCATCGTGTTGCTACCCTATGGGTAGCACTCCCCTTATCATTTCTAACTCTCACCTTTTGGTTCTTTGAAAGCGCCGATGGTCGGCTCCTCTTTTCTGATGATAATCCGACCTTTCTCTACCGCCTTATGCTTTTGAAAGAAAATTTTCCGATGATTCCATTTTATAATCCCCTATGGAATGCAGGGATTGACGCACGGGACTTTTTTGCAACTGGCGCTCTCAATATTTTTTTCCTAATGAGTCCTCTGATTTACCTACTAGACATCCTTACTTCGTATAATTCCATCATTGCACTGCTCTTATTTTTTATCCTTCCACTTCTCACCTTTTTCAGCTGTCGCCTTCTGTCACTCCCGGCACTTACTGGACTTCTTGCAGCAACTCTGGCTGCCACTTCTTCTCTCATGTGGTACCGGTGGGCGCTTCAATTCGGAACACTTGGGTTCATCACTTCAACCACGCTACTACCCCTTGTATTCGCTCTCGGCATTCGTTTTCTGTCGGACACTCCAGTTACGAGAAGAACAGCATGCTTAACCGTAATAGTTGTAACTCTTTCTCTTCTCTGGACTCCAGCTGGGATCGCCTGCTTACCCCTTATCGGTATCAGCGCTCTCTGTATCAAAAAGCTACTTCGACAACGCTCATTTCTGCCAACTACACTTCTATTAATAGCCATAAACCTACCGTGGATTTCCTTGTTCTGGGCTGTCTCCAACGTTGGATCTTTTCTCGACGAAGATTCTTCACGAAAGGGATACGCTCAAGTCTACAGCGAGCAAGATACTGGGAAAGCAAGAACGGGAACACCAGAATCTTCGGCTTCCACCTTCAAACATAAAAAAGAAAAAGTCTCCTCGTCAAAGGCACTGAAAAACCTGCGGGAGGTTGCCAATTCCGCACAACCACTAATACTCATCTTTACGATTCCAGGCATTTTCTTGATGAGCGGAATGGCGCGGATCGTATCAGGTCTGACTCTATTATGGCTGATAGTGCTCGGAAGTATTGGCCCGATGATTAAGCCGCAACTCGAACTTGATCGAATGCTGGTTATTGGTGTTTTCCTGGCTTCAACACCCGCGGCCCATGCTCTGAATATGCTCTATCGCTTCAAGCGGCGAAGCGCTATCGGCTCATTGGCATTCGGATTCATACTTGCTGGAGTCTTCAGCGTTGGCAGCATTATCAAAAATCGAACATTAGTTCCCGTTACATTTAAATCTCAAGAAGTAGACAAAATTGTCCACGTAGTAGGAGAGTACTCCGGTGAAGCACGAGTGCTTTTTAGTGGATTTATGCTGCATGATTTTAGCGGAGGGCACCTCGCACCCCTGCCTCTTTTGAGCGAGACTCCGATAGTGGCGTCCAGTCCAGTTCACAACCTTTGGCAATATAAACAAGTCTTTCCCAAAGAATTTCTCACCCGTGGCGACGATGGAATAAAGGAATATCTTGATTTGATGAATATTTCTCTTATTTTTGCTCATGAAAAAATGTGGAAAAAGTACTTTCGGAGTAGACCTCAGCTCTATACGCCGTTACGTCGTATCGGTAAATTTGGTGTATTTACGAGAAACGATTTCTCATCTTCATATTTTCTAGAGGGTTCGGGACGCATTCACTCTCAGACAAGTTCTGCGGTCACTCTCTCACTCAACTCTTCAGATGCAGTGGTAAAATTTAACTATCTTCCCTTCATGACGGCTTCATCATGTGAAGTTGCGCCAGTTCAAGTCAGTGACACCATTACCTTCACGCAACTTTCGAAGTGTCCGGTAAATGAAATCATTACATTACAATCCGTTTCGCCATTTGAACGTTGGAAGCAGGCGTATCTCAGACCTCATGGAGGGAAAAAGGAATGGTAACTCGAGTGCTCTTTTCTCTGATTCCACTCAGTATCGTATTGGGAATCTCTTTTTTCATCGAAGAATGGCGCTATACGAGTCTCATTTTTGAACGAGAAAACGAACTTCAGGCCTTTACCCACTTCACCAATGCATTACATGCTTGGCAACTCGACCCCCTTATGACTCCTATCGCTGATCTGCTTGGCTGGAGCGATCCCTCGATGGGAATTCTGGGGAAAAACGCAGTCCTCAGCCTTTCATATTTTTTCATTCTTGTAAGTGGACTCGGTGCTCTTCTTCTACAAGAGGACAAGCATGACTTAAGAGTAGCAGCTGCAAAGGCATTACCCCTCATTGCTATTCTTATTATCTTTGGTCTGAGCACTGTCACTTATGCTTCTCTCTGTTGGATTCCTTGGATTTTTGTAGCCCTTCGCTTATTTCAGAGCCTTTATTGGCGGCTCTTTGTTGCTAGTATCGTTACGTTACTTGCAGGAGCAGCTGCAGGAACCCTCGGTCTTCTCTTTCTTCCTCCTCTACTCCTTTTCTTTGGAAGCACACACAGCTTCACACCGCGAATAATTCTCGCATCTCTCAGCATTTTAGGCTGTCTCATGTTCTCGATTGATACCGGGTCTCTTCATGAACCTCAATATCCAAACGACGCGCACCTCGTGGCCGACGATGGGATTCCAGGTCATGTACATCCGCTCACAAGCTCCGCTCCCGCAATTCCATTCATTGATAGAAACCTCGAGAAGACCACCCTGAGACCTCTTATGGTCATCATGCTATGCTCCCTTCTTTTGCTCTATCCACTGGCCAGAAATAAGAGAACTCACCTTGCCTTCATTGGCATAGCACTCATTCTTGTCCTTGATACAGCAGTTGCTGAAGAGCTTTCCTTAATAGCACCTGTCCAAACATTACGAAGGATTATCCCTGGAGGATTCTGGATAGCACCAGCATCGACTCTCTTGGCTATAACACTTGTTTTGATTGCTATCTTTTCGCGAAGTATCATTGCTGCGACTACGTCTCTGGCTCTCATCATCTGGGCTTCTTTCTTTGGACCAACTTACGAAACAAGAGTTGCGGGAACTCTACTCACTGCCGAAGATCACGAGCTCATTCAACTCGTTTCCCCACAAAATCAAAAACCGATACAAAACTTGATACTTTCTCCATCTTTTTCACTCATAAAAAATTATCATATTACCCCAGAAAAGCTTTCTTCTTTAATGAGAGATGAAGCTTTTCAAGAGGCGGATATTCAACTCCCAGAGCTCAACATAGTGGTTTCTGAGGGTTCGCTTTTTGATAAGAAGAATCTGTTCGATCAGAATCCTCAGACTCGGTCTCGTATCGGGGAAAGTGGCCAAAAAGGAGTAGAGTACATCTGTATTGAGCTGATTGATCAAGGACGGTTTATTTCACAAGTCTTTCTATCACTTGGGGGTTTTCCAACTGATTTTCCTCGAGGTCTCCGAATTTTCGAAGGAGCTCGATGCGAGACTCTTCCCAGCGACTCGGCACAAATTCAGGAGTTTATTCCATGGGAGGGACCCATACGAACAACTACGGAAGGGTATCTCTACTATGGCAAGCAGTCTGAAGTAACGTTTCAAACAAAGGGGCAAACGCAGGCAGTATTGATACAACAAACAGAAAAGAGTTTTTTTGATTGGTCAATCGCTGAGCTGAAGGTATCCACCAGAATGCATGAATAGCATAATGTGGTTATGTAAGAAGGTGGCCGAGTTTCGTCTTTTTTGTCTCCATATAGCTTGCTGCAAACTTGCTAACAGGAACCTCAATAGGCTCTCTTGATGCTATTTCTACTCCCGAAGAGCGGAGGACCTCTATTTTATCTGGATTATTCGTCATGAGCGACAATCGAGAGATGCCCAATATTCTCAATATCTTCACCGCAACTCTGTAATCTCGTTCGTCAGCCTCAAAACCGAGCTCAACATTCGCTTCAACAGTATCTCGCCCCCTATCCTGCAGTTCGTACGCTTTAAGTTTATTAGACAAACCAATACCACGCCCCTCCTGCCGCAAGTACAGAAGGATTCCAGCACCTGCTTCTTTAATCTTATCACAGGCAAAATCTAACTGAGGACCACAGTCACACCGAACACTTCCAAATACATCACCAGTTAAACACTCAGAGTGGACTCTTGTGAGTATAGGCTCTCCAGTGCGAATGTCTCCGTATATAAGCGCAAGATGTTCTTTCTGCGTCACGTCATCATAAAAAATTCTTGCCTTCCATTCTCCCCAACGAGTTTGAACGTCCCCCTGGAATTCCTCCCGGAGGAGCAACTCATGGTTTACCCGATAATCAAAAATTTCTGCTACCGACGTGATCGGCAAGCTATGATGTAAAGCAAACTCTTCAAGCTCTGCTCCGCGCATCATAGTGCCGTCTTCTCTGAGAACTTCACAGATTAACGCTGCAGGCTTTAAGCCTGCCAGTCGAGCCAGATCGTACGAACCCTCTGTCTGACCATCTCTTCCCACTACACCGGCTGGATTTGCCAACAATGGATATACCGATCCTGGTGATGCGAACTCATCTGGCGTTGCATCATCTGCAATCATACGGTGTACGGTCTGGACACGAGCACTCACAGGAGAATGCTCTGCTCCGAGTGACCGCAAGCTAACTGAAGGCGCAAAAGGGGTTCCAAAAGCCGAGTTGTTATTGATAATCTGTAGAGGCAGCTGTAATTTTCGCCCAATCTCAGGGTCAATGCTCGTACAGACAAGACCACGCCCCTGCCGCATCATAAAGCTATACTTCTCTGGAGTAATACATTCGGCTGCTATCGCAAGATCCCCCTCATTCTCGCGCTCCGCATCATCACAAATAACCACCATTCCACCTTCGCGAAATGTTGCGATTACCTGCTCCAACGGACTAAATCGAATTCCCTTCATGAATAACTACTCCTCTCCAACACCAAGGGGCTGAAGTCGAGTCTGCAAAGATTCTGCAAGCATCCGATGAACATATCTGGCGAGCATATCAAACTCTACATTTATAGTATCTCCAACCTGAATCGAACCAAATCGTGTGACCTCTTTTGTATGAGGAATGAGGTAAACTTGAAATGTGTCACCGTGAACCTCTCCAACGGTCAAAGAAACTCCCGCCAGAGTCACCGACCCTTTCCGTGCGAGATACTCGCTCCCTGCCTGTACCTGTATTGTGAGCCGAGTGGTATCTCCCTCTTCCTCGCGATCAGTAA
This is a stretch of genomic DNA from bacterium. It encodes these proteins:
- a CDS encoding CBS domain-containing protein, yielding MTISELEGLLVLRDLGRLLAEDGGGHAGARAMVGSSFARASLSLPGINGARAYPKKSADSGMRGSLISEEALGLLDQPCEKIIHLLAPTGFAIFSPDSELQEALHLMADENQEYALVRENQDSIAGIFSVSRAKRHLRVIRGGTRTTSQGVERIYSYMSRKFGVESSSATLGELIERLVIGRIHSVILVNAKGVPQAVVGPRDILDLIPKVKAPLEVIRGYAKGDSFLT
- a CDS encoding potassium channel protein, with product MSDKKLLHSELWYLVAAVLSVICTGSLGYMLIEGWSLFDSVYMTIITLSTVGYTEIHPLTPSGRTFTMVLIIGGVGVVGYVLSKMVSDLFEQQLNSTRRHTRMLEKMRTLRGHSIFCGFGRLAQVAVRELLNHEQDVVIIDLSEVRIAEAKQLGAYTLHADATNDDVLQQAGAEHARQIVSLLPTDADNLYAILAAKEFNENLQAITRAEFPAGEKRLRQAGANRVISPYTIGGQRLADSLLRPHVLNFLDLTASGSDSELVIEELRIPDNSDLIGKTLGQTRLREHEGIIIAALITQDGKTIFNPSEHERIEQDAVLISLGETSHLKTFERYIIGGS
- the ribA gene encoding GTP cyclohydrolase II, with translation MRFSPLEQVIATFREGGMVVICDDAERENEGDLAIAAECITPEKYSFMMRQGRGLVCTSIDPEIGRKLQLPLQIINNNSAFGTPFAPSVSLRSLGAEHSPVSARVQTVHRMIADDATPDEFASPGSVYPLLANPAGVVGRDGQTEGSYDLARLAGLKPAALICEVLREDGTMMRGAELEEFALHHSLPITSVAEIFDYRVNHELLLREEFQGDVQTRWGEWKARIFYDDVTQKEHLALIYGDIRTGEPILTRVHSECLTGDVFGSVRCDCGPQLDFACDKIKEAGAGILLYLRQEGRGIGLSNKLKAYELQDRGRDTVEANVELGFEADERDYRVAVKILRILGISRLSLMTNNPDKIEVLRSSGVEIASREPIEVPVSKFAASYMETKKTKLGHLLT